The following coding sequences lie in one Ostrea edulis chromosome 8, xbOstEdul1.1, whole genome shotgun sequence genomic window:
- the LOC125677906 gene encoding fibrinogen-like protein A has translation MKTYVVRGVLGILSLSVVWTSSYANMLSRHYTLRRSFNNKVFNTNNNMGYTAKSLIKCSAKCEEDCDCLGFNSRTKKCHIFKACLAEDVTGDELAWKYYIPEYPEDCQELFGGGETTSGVYTIRPPGDRRLVTVYCDMATSGGGWTVIQNRVNGTMNFNRSWEEYRTGFGDAFTSYWIGNAIIHQFTKESSASLYISVTNVDGTSLYIIYDNFSILGEGNQYSLNITGAYSGSLDGIPQGRIQDHWVSVGSEFIRWNIAGAYSGSMGQCGGDSIRNATVRGIINGMKFTTYDQDNDYYTKNCAIRWGGGWWFNDCTDVFLNGLYNPPENWLQPWYPPYMDGKDVARTKMMIRR, from the exons ATGAAGACTTACGTCGTTCGTGGAGTTCTTGGTATTCTCTCTTTGTCTGTCGTCTGGACATCGTCGTATGCTAACATGTTATCCCGCCATTACACACTTCGCAGGTCGTTTAACAACAAGGTTTTCAATACAAACAACAACATGGGGTACACCGCGAAATCATTAATTAAGTGCTCCGCCAAGTGTGAAGAAGATTGCGACTGCTTGGGGTTTAACTCACGAACGAAGAAGTGTCACATCTTCAAAGCCTGTCTTGCCGAGGACGTGACTGGTGATGAATTAGCATGGAAATATTACATTCCAGAATATCCAG AGGATTGTCAGGAACTGTTTGGAGGAGGAGAAACCACTTCCGGTGTTTACACCATCCGTCCCCCGGGAGACCGTCGTTTGGTGACTGTATACTGCGACATGGCGACATCTGGTGGTGGTTGGACT GTAATACAGAATCGGGTGAACGGCACAATGAACTTCAACAGATCCTGGGAGGAGTACAGGACAGGTTTTGGAGACGCATTCACCAGTTACTGGATAG GGAATGCTATCATCCACCAATTCACGAAAGAAAGCAGCGCCTCCCTCTACATCAGTGTTACAAACGTGGATGGAACCtctctatatataatatacGATAACTTCTCTATACTTGGAGAAGGCAACCAGTACAGCCTGAACATCACAGGGGCATATTCAGGATCACTGG ATGGAATACCACAGGGGCGTATTCAGGATCACTGGGTCAGTGTGGGGAGTGAGTTTATTAGATGGAACATCGCAGGGGCGTATTCAGGATCAATGGGTCAATGTGGGG GTGACAGCATCAGAAACGCAACCGTTCGTGGTATTATCAACGGAATGAAATTCACCACATATGACCAAGATAACGACTATTATACAAAGAATTGTGCTATTAGGTGGGGAGGAGGATGGTGGTTTAACGACTGCACGGACGTCTTCCTTAACGGACTCTATAATCCGCCTGAAAATTGGCTTCAACCGTGGTACCCGCCATATATGGATGGAAAAGATGTCGCTCGAACGAAGATGATGATTAGGCGATGA